A window of Nitrospirota bacterium genomic DNA:
TTCAACATGACGTCGACGGTCAACAACATTTCCTTTTTCGGCGCCCCCATTTTCGAGAACATCGGAGATACGGAGTTCGTGGCAGCGAGTCCCAATCATTTTTCAGTGTTCCTGCCTAATCTCGGGTTGGATCGCGATTATCACCTGCATCCGCAGGGCCTCAATGCGGGTGCCGGGAGCTACCAGCTCACGTTGTGGGGATCGAGCGCGCCGGTCCCAGTCCCTGCCGCCCTGTGGCTTTTCGGGAGCGGTCTGGTCGGGTTGGTCGGTCTCGCCCGTCGCAAGATGAGCGTGGTGGCCTAACGACATCGGCGTCACGCCCAGGAAGAGCGGATCGTCCGTTCTTCCGGGGCGTTTGCGCGGGGCATGATTGCACACCGACGGTTTTAGGTATCAAGGAACGACGGAGAGTCTGAGATGATGACTACGCCTGACAGAACAGTGAAGGGGAGCGTGATGATGCTCCTGATGGCGTCGGCGCTGTGGTCTATACCGGCTGGAGTTGAGGCTGCGAGCGTGACGCAGTTGGACATCGCCGGTGGATCGATCAGTTTGAATTTCGGATTGCTAGGGAGCGTGACTGGTCATTTCGACGGGAACGGGCAGCTCCTCATGAACCAGTTTCAGCCGGCGCCGATTATTGTCGATCCGATTAC
This region includes:
- a CDS encoding VPLPA-CTERM sorting domain-containing protein → MNTKTKFKTVLACLVAAGALALSANAQAITLDAGIFGPNLGDVGTETNKLVLNVNPSSGLFLDTINFDLGNWTHFNMTSTVNNISFFGAPIFENIGDTEFVAASPNHFSVFLPNLGLDRDYHLHPQGLNAGAGSYQLTLWGSSAPVPVPAALWLFGSGLVGLVGLARRKMSVVA